In a genomic window of Streptomyces sp. SJL17-4:
- a CDS encoding nuclear transport factor 2 family protein: MAEHPDSIVVRRGYEAFSQGDMETIRSLMTSDCTHHSPGSSQMSGHFKGVDNVLDHFGRLMELTDGTFRVELEGVYPDGRGHVMATHKWHGDRGDRGIEMRGGLFFTIVGGKVTDVDECVEDIDESDAFWGQAE; the protein is encoded by the coding sequence ATGGCTGAGCACCCTGACAGCATCGTGGTCCGCCGGGGCTACGAAGCGTTCTCGCAAGGAGACATGGAGACCATCCGGTCGCTGATGACCTCGGACTGCACCCATCACTCGCCGGGGTCCAGCCAGATGTCCGGGCACTTCAAGGGCGTGGACAACGTCCTCGACCACTTCGGGCGTCTCATGGAGCTCACCGACGGCACCTTCCGGGTCGAGTTGGAGGGCGTGTACCCGGACGGCCGGGGGCACGTCATGGCGACCCACAAGTGGCACGGCGACCGCGGCGACCGCGGCATCGAGATGCGCGGCGGTCTCTTCTTCACCATCGTGGGAGGCAAGGTCACTGACGTCGACGAGTGCGTCGAGGACATCGACGAGTCCGACGCCTTCTGGGGTCAGGCCGAGTAG
- a CDS encoding M23 family metallopeptidase, protein MSSRKLVVVLHRVLWLAFVVQVIASFVVELPYPYWVGWLPVIVAMILGVGLARTARGRVMATPRATVEVAPPVTGLWSALNSPADRTPSHGTHQLGQTYAIDVTREDEARPRPGFARLWPVARRNEDFPAFDAPLLAVADATVVHAEDRQRDHLSRNSLLGVLYLLLVESGARSIGGARRVTGNHLVLDLGGGTYAMYAHLRRGSLAVRAGDRVSAGQELARCGNSGNSTEPHVHFQLMDGPDLDTASGVPFTWSGVGVPKNGETFEVPRDSVYSA, encoded by the coding sequence ATGTCCTCGCGCAAACTGGTGGTGGTCCTCCACCGCGTGCTCTGGCTGGCGTTCGTCGTCCAGGTCATCGCCTCGTTCGTCGTCGAGCTGCCGTACCCGTACTGGGTGGGCTGGCTGCCCGTGATCGTCGCGATGATCCTCGGCGTCGGTCTCGCCCGGACCGCCCGCGGCCGGGTCATGGCCACGCCCCGCGCCACGGTCGAGGTGGCGCCGCCGGTCACCGGCCTCTGGTCCGCGCTGAACAGCCCGGCGGACCGGACGCCCAGCCACGGCACCCACCAGCTGGGCCAGACGTACGCGATCGACGTCACCCGGGAGGACGAGGCGCGGCCCCGCCCGGGCTTCGCCCGGCTGTGGCCGGTGGCCCGGCGGAACGAGGACTTCCCGGCGTTCGACGCGCCGCTGCTCGCGGTCGCGGACGCGACCGTCGTGCACGCCGAGGACCGACAGCGCGACCACCTCAGCCGGAACTCGCTGCTCGGTGTCCTCTATCTGCTGCTGGTCGAGTCCGGCGCGCGGAGCATCGGCGGAGCCCGCCGGGTCACCGGGAACCACCTCGTCCTCGACCTCGGCGGCGGTACGTACGCGATGTACGCCCATCTGCGGCGCGGCTCCCTGGCCGTCCGCGCGGGCGACCGCGTCTCGGCCGGCCAGGAACTCGCCCGGTGCGGGAACTCGGGCAACTCCACCGAGCCGCACGTGCACTTCCAGCTGATGGACGGCCCGGACCTGGACACGGCGAGCGGTGTGCCGTTCACCTGGTCCGGTGTCGGCGTACCGAAGAACGGCGAGACGTTCGAGGTGCCACGCGATTCGGTCTACTCGGCCTGA